The nucleotide sequence AATTGCTTCTCTTGTATTAGAAAATCTTAATTCACTAATGATTATTACAAATGATGGAATAAAAGAAGTTTTATGATTCTAAACACTTTTCTTTTATTTTTTTACTAATCACTTCTATTGAATCATCAGCTGAAATAACATTCCAATTATATGTAACTTTTTTTGACTTTTCACGAGCTTTTATTAAAGATTCTAAGTTTTCAAACATTTCAATATCTTCATTTCTAGAATTTATACGTTTTAGAGATTCTTCTGGTGAAACATCTAAGAAAAACATACAATTTGACGTTGGAAGTACGAAAGCAACGATTTTATAAACTACAACATTAATTACATTTGGAAGATAAATAACAGCAAGAATATATCTTGAAAATATTAAAACATCAATATCTTCATTACGAGAATATTTATGAACCGACCTTATTGCATCAAGTCCAAAATATATTGTAGCTTTTATATGGTTAAATTTACCTGTTTTAACTAAAGCTTCTTTAGATTTTCGGCCATATCTATTGTCATTACATGGATGAGACCTAATCACCACATTTTTTCCTTGTTTCTTATACATATCTGCAAGTAAATTAATTTGAGTATCTTTACCTGAGCCATCTAATCCATCAATAACAATAAATTTCATAATATCTAAAAAATAATTCTATTTAGAAAGAACTTCCAATGTTGAGTCAATTGGGTAAAATTCTGTGTATTTAGAATTTCTTTCAATTGGATTTCTTCCTAAATTCCTAACCATATCACTTAAAGTACTAATAGATGTTTCAATACCATCAGGAGCACCTGAAGCTTCTGATAATTCATCACCACCTAATGTACCTCCTAAATCATTTGCTCCAGCAGTTAGTGATACTTGAGCAAATCTATATCCCATTTTTACCCAAGATACCTGAATATTAGGTATTAAATCCCTAAGCATTAATCTAGAAACAGCATATAATTTTAAATCTTCAGTTCCACTAGCTCCAAGATTCTTTTGACCTTCTAAGAAA is from Methanobrevibacter oralis and encodes:
- a CDS encoding nucleoside/nucleotide kinase family protein, yielding MKFIVIDGLDGSGKDTQINLLADMYKKQGKNVVIRSHPCNDNRYGRKSKEALVKTGKFNHIKATIYFGLDAIRSVHKYSRNEDIDVLIFSRYILAVIYLPNVINVVVYKIVAFVLPTSNCMFFLDVSPEESLKRINSRNEDIEMFENLESLIKAREKSKKVTYNWNVISADDSIEVISKKIKEKCLES